A window of Nicotiana tabacum cultivar K326 chromosome 24, ASM71507v2, whole genome shotgun sequence contains these coding sequences:
- the LOC107768331 gene encoding LOW QUALITY PROTEIN: DNA (cytosine-5)-methyltransferase DRM2-like (The sequence of the model RefSeq protein was modified relative to this genomic sequence to represent the inferred CDS: inserted 2 bases in 1 codon; deleted 1 base in 1 codon), translated as MCLHNFLGPEATLEVLIDFISTAQMSRAEDAYLPEDVKPKLKHISNDSGGYKRKMYNELSKRKKQRSILDKGTIRLLKYMIGFGVPTVSLPTIVQRKLSKQAVGPPFFYYENVAQAPKDAWNTISRHLFDVLPEFVDSIYFCTAARKRGYIHNLPVEKRFHLCPLPPSTIHEALPLTKKWRPSWDTRTKLNCLLTAIGSAKLTDRIKKVLEKYDGEPPMEVQKYVLAECKKWNLVWVGRNKVAPLEPDEVEMLLGFPENHTRGISRTDRYKSLGNSFQVDTVAYHLSVLKDKFPAGXLSLFSGIGGAEVALRMKNVVSVEKSEVNRVILRSWWDQTDEEGKLEEFEDVKELSRDCLEKLMDSFGEFDLVIGGSPCNNLAGGNRVSGDGLEGTESSLFFYYVRILNLVKSIMSSRRR; from the exons ATGTG TCTTCACAACTTTCTAGGTCCAGAAGCAACGCTTGAAGTATTGATAGATTTCATCAGTACTGCTCAAATGTCAAGAGCAGAAGATGCCTATCTACCAGAAGATGTGAAG CCAAAACTGAAGCATATATCGAATGATAGTGGTGGATACAAGAGGAAGATGTACAATGAGTTGagcaaaaggaaaaaacaaaggtCGATTCTTGATAAAGGGACAATTCGTTTGCTCAAATACATGATTGGATTTGGAGTTCCTACAGTATCTCTTCCAACAATAGTCCAAAGAAAACTTTCGAAGCAAGCTGTCGGCCCCCCTTTCTTCTACTATGAAAATGTTGCTCAAGCTCCAAAGGATGCGTGGAACACCATTTCCAGACACCTGTTTGATGTTTTGCCTGAGTTTGTTGACTCGATATACTTTTGCACTGCTGCAAGGAAAAGGGGATATATTCATAATCTGCCAGTTGAAAAAAGATTTCATTTGTGTCCACTTCCCCCAAGTACCATTCATGAGGCACTTCCCCTAACAAAGAAATGGCGGCCATCTTGGGATACACGAACAAAGCTAAATTGTTTGCTAACAGCCATTGGGAGTGCAAAATTGACAGATAGGATCAAGAAAGTTTTGGAGAAATATGATGGTGAGCCACCTATGGAAGTGCAGAAGTATGTTCTTGCAGAATGCAAAAAGTGGAATTTGGTGTGGGTTGGAAGAAACAAAGTTGCTCCTTTGGAGCCTGATGAAGTTGAAATGCTATTGGGGTTTCCAGAGAACCATACTAGGGGTATAAGTAGGACTGATAGATACAAATCCCTTGGTAACTCGTTCCAG GTCGACACAGTGGCGTATCACTTATCGGTGTTGAAAGACAAGTTTCCAGCTGG ATTATCGCTATTCTCTGGAATTGGCGGTGCCGAAGTCGCTCTTCGAATGAAGAATGTTGTTTCAGTTGAAAAATCTGAAGTCAACAGGGTTATTTTGAGAAGCTGGTGGGATCAAACAGATGAGGAAGGGAAGCTTGAAGAATTTGAGGATGTGAAGGAGCTGAGCCGAGACTGCTTGGAGAAACTGATGGATTCCTTTGGAGAATTTGATCTAGTAATTGGTGGAAGCCCGTGCAACAATCTTGCAGGTGGTAACAGGGTGAGCGGGGATGGGCTTGAAGGTACAGAgtcttctcta tttttttactATGTTAGGATATTGAACTTAGTCAAATCCATAATGTCTAGTAGACGTAGATAG